In Phaeobacter porticola, one DNA window encodes the following:
- a CDS encoding DMT family transporter yields MTQPQTKISLFGVFAAIGAAVCFSIIDVIFKFLSGDYPLYEVVLLRSVVAMIVLLTLIIPLEGGFGILRTRQPGLHLLRSLAVLFANLCFFTGLAIMPIAEAVAIAFATPLVVTTLSVVFLKERVGPWRWLAVAVGFAGVLLIMRPGPGTFQPAALLPLLGACGYATLHVLTRRAGGTDRAATLSFYPTLGFLVVSALVGIVTGDGRFATGDSAALQFILRGWIWPAPQDWILFLTVGLAGSIGGYLVSQAYRQCEAGLVAPFEYIAMPMAVLWGVLVFNEWPDGPVWIGSALIIGAGLVSVWRETRRSRPAPRPRPRSTG; encoded by the coding sequence GTGACACAGCCACAGACCAAAATCAGCCTGTTCGGCGTGTTTGCGGCCATTGGTGCCGCCGTCTGCTTTTCCATCATCGACGTTATATTCAAATTTCTCTCCGGCGATTATCCTCTTTACGAGGTGGTGCTGCTGCGCTCGGTAGTGGCAATGATCGTGCTGTTAACGCTCATTATTCCGCTCGAAGGCGGCTTCGGTATACTGCGGACACGACAGCCCGGCCTGCATCTTTTGCGCAGCCTCGCGGTGCTGTTTGCCAATCTTTGTTTCTTTACCGGTCTGGCAATCATGCCCATTGCCGAAGCGGTCGCCATTGCCTTTGCCACGCCCCTAGTGGTGACGACTCTCTCGGTTGTATTTCTGAAAGAACGTGTAGGCCCCTGGCGCTGGCTGGCAGTTGCGGTGGGTTTCGCCGGTGTTCTCTTGATCATGCGCCCCGGCCCCGGGACGTTTCAACCTGCCGCACTACTGCCGCTGCTGGGGGCCTGTGGCTACGCGACGCTGCATGTGCTGACGCGCCGTGCAGGTGGCACAGACAGGGCTGCGACGCTGTCGTTCTACCCAACGCTTGGATTTCTTGTGGTCAGCGCGCTGGTTGGGATAGTCACCGGCGATGGCCGCTTTGCCACTGGCGACAGCGCCGCGCTTCAGTTCATCCTGCGCGGTTGGATCTGGCCTGCGCCACAGGATTGGATCCTGTTTCTGACCGTGGGTCTGGCAGGGTCCATCGGTGGCTATCTGGTTAGCCAGGCCTATCGCCAATGTGAGGCAGGCCTGGTCGCCCCGTTTGAATACATTGCCATGCCAATGGCCGTGCTCTGGGGTGTTCTGGTCTTCAACGAATGGCCCGATGGGCCTGTTTGGATTGGATCCGCCTTGATCATTGGCGCCGGTCTTGTTTCAGTCTGGCGCGAAACCCGTCGCAGCCGCCCGGCCCCACGCCC
- a CDS encoding YaiI/YqxD family protein — MALYIDADACPVKAEAERVATRHKVTMFVVSNGGLRPSQTPLVETVIVSEGADVADMWIAERCGEGDVVVTGDIPLAAKCIETGARVLRHNGERFTPENIGQQLAMRDLMADLRAANPLGAGGSGKGFTKADRSRFLDALEREIRAAAAQAARETR, encoded by the coding sequence ATGGCGCTCTACATCGACGCTGACGCCTGCCCGGTCAAAGCTGAAGCAGAGCGCGTGGCGACCCGCCACAAGGTCACGATGTTTGTCGTTTCAAACGGTGGGCTGCGCCCGTCGCAGACCCCCCTGGTTGAGACGGTGATCGTGTCCGAAGGCGCCGATGTGGCGGACATGTGGATCGCTGAGCGCTGCGGCGAGGGCGATGTGGTGGTCACCGGAGATATCCCACTGGCCGCCAAATGTATCGAAACCGGTGCCCGTGTGCTGCGCCACAATGGTGAGCGCTTCACGCCGGAAAACATCGGCCAGCAGCTCGCCATGCGGGATCTCATGGCCGATCTACGGGCCGCCAACCCGCTCGGGGCAGGCGGCAGCGGCAAGGGCTTTACCAAGGCGGACCGGTCCCGCTTTTTGGACGCATTAGAGCGGGAAATCCGTGCGGCTGCCGCACAGGCGGCACGCGAAACCCGTTAA